One stretch of Actinacidiphila sp. DG2A-62 DNA includes these proteins:
- a CDS encoding helix-turn-helix domain-containing protein gives MDRPAGPRTRTAPRRLHQEPEVVRWAREKAGLTKRALAETIGISEQLMGEIESGWRSATPANLKKIADALNCPLVALERKRSP, from the coding sequence GTGGACCGTCCCGCAGGCCCCCGCACCCGTACGGCTCCTCGCCGTCTTCACCAAGAGCCGGAAGTGGTGCGCTGGGCGCGCGAGAAGGCGGGCCTGACCAAACGAGCTCTCGCCGAGACCATCGGAATCTCCGAGCAGTTGATGGGTGAGATCGAGTCCGGCTGGCGCAGCGCCACTCCGGCGAACCTCAAGAAGATCGCCGACGCTCTCAACTGCCCTCTCGTGGCACTCGAACGCAAGCGCTCCCCGTGA
- a CDS encoding DUF397 domain-containing protein, translating into MNKNVDLTDAHWVKSDLSNGGNNCLEVAFVDGVVALRDSVDVGDPEAKVLIISRKDYDLFTQSVRAGQENLLRP; encoded by the coding sequence ATGAACAAGAACGTTGATCTCACGGACGCCCACTGGGTCAAGAGCGACCTGTCCAATGGGGGAAACAACTGCCTTGAGGTGGCCTTCGTGGACGGGGTCGTCGCACTGCGTGACTCGGTCGACGTGGGTGATCCCGAGGCCAAGGTGCTGATCATCTCCCGTAAGGACTACGACCTCTTCACCCAGAGCGTGCGGGCCGGCCAGGAGAACCTCCTCCGTCCCTGA
- a CDS encoding helix-turn-helix domain-containing protein, with protein MAEARPNVHRRRFGSALRSLRLASGLSLEEAAQRLGLAGKPALSKIETGKQRVSGLGLTAFLSVYAVDSEETVAKIKAMAALASSSKRTNLLDEYKEAIQTAEFEDYLHLEGMASKHESYLHMVPGLLQTREYATSVVERSQVWASQREVNRFVDLRIARQAAWARENPLSVWCILDEAALRRVVGGPEVMRGQFQRLLDVTEEHAHIVIQILPFSAGAHPGLDGPFQLLHFPGGSPVAMVETKTTSIYLEEDGIVDRYRTALDTLREEALDVQASRRLIRELIKDS; from the coding sequence ATGGCAGAAGCACGGCCCAACGTGCACCGCAGGCGGTTCGGCTCGGCGCTCCGCTCGCTGCGGCTCGCCTCCGGTCTCAGCCTCGAGGAAGCGGCGCAGCGCCTCGGCCTGGCCGGCAAACCCGCGCTCAGCAAGATCGAGACGGGCAAGCAGCGGGTCTCTGGTCTCGGACTGACGGCGTTCCTGAGCGTCTACGCGGTGGACAGCGAAGAGACCGTCGCCAAGATCAAGGCCATGGCTGCGCTCGCTTCGTCCAGCAAGCGAACGAACCTGCTCGACGAGTACAAGGAGGCGATCCAGACCGCCGAGTTCGAGGACTACCTGCACCTGGAAGGAATGGCCTCGAAACACGAGTCGTACCTGCACATGGTCCCGGGGCTCCTCCAGACCAGGGAGTACGCGACCTCCGTCGTGGAACGAAGCCAGGTGTGGGCGTCGCAGCGCGAGGTGAACCGCTTCGTAGACCTCCGGATCGCACGGCAGGCCGCATGGGCCCGGGAGAATCCCCTCAGTGTCTGGTGCATCCTCGACGAAGCGGCTCTGCGCCGCGTCGTCGGCGGCCCGGAGGTCATGCGCGGGCAGTTCCAGCGCCTCCTGGACGTGACCGAGGAGCACGCACACATCGTGATCCAGATCCTGCCGTTCAGTGCCGGAGCACACCCAGGGCTCGACGGTCCGTTCCAGCTCCTGCACTTCCCCGGCGGATCGCCGGTCGCCATGGTCGAGACAAAGACAACGTCCATCTACCTGGAGGAAGATGGCATCGTCGACCGTTATCGAACCGCCCTGGACACCCTCCGCGAAGAGGCTCTCGACGTACAGGCGAGCCGACGCCTCATTCGCGAACTGATCAAGGACAGCTGA